In a single window of the Oryctolagus cuniculus chromosome 9, mOryCun1.1, whole genome shotgun sequence genome:
- the LOC138843698 gene encoding eukaryotic translation initiation factor 4E-binding protein 1, which yields MSGGSGCSQTPSRAIPTTRRVVLADGVQLPPGDYSTTPGGTLFSTTPGGTRIIYDRKFLMECRNSPVAQTPPKDLPTIPGVTSPASDEPPTEASQSHLRNSPEDKRAGGEESQFEMDI from the coding sequence ATGTCTGGGGGCAGCGGCTGCAGCCAGACCCCGAGCCGGGCCATCCCCACCACTCGCCGGGTGGTGCTCGCCGACGGCGTGCAGCTCCCGCCCGGGGACTACAGCACCACCCCCGGCGGCACGCTCTTCAGCACCACTCCGGGAGGCACCAGGATTATCTACGACCGGAAATTCCTGATGGAGTGTCGGAACTCACCAGTGGCCCAGACACCTCCAAAGGACCTGCCCACCATTCCCGGGGTCACCAGCCCTGCCAGTGATGAGCCCCCGACGGAAGCCAGCCAGAGCCACCTGCGCAACAGCCCGGAAGACAAGCGGGCAGGCGGTGAAGAGTCACAGTTTGAGATGGACATTTAA